One stretch of Mangifera indica cultivar Alphonso chromosome 9, CATAS_Mindica_2.1, whole genome shotgun sequence DNA includes these proteins:
- the LOC123226001 gene encoding uncharacterized protein LOC123226001 — translation MVKLASARESRMYGPRLSRNRAEYTNAGLYVFATIVLLSGFAAEFSMEPKSGLVLLLIALALIMVVNIHDLIAHLAGFDYWFPLMEFDVQLALVEFAVPFVQILGSILLFLGFLFLFIQEEKGYGFFKLEKHALNMLIAGPVLWVLGSIHNSCQIYERADGHVQILQQSVQLPFLMGSLFLMVGAIINSREQASVMHHGLHLLGSTWVWLGIVASILFFIGGISNVVKVFKMQQVNVLRLEKLRGGAQERLVEEREGHVPLLIEEQRRIKKPPPALVENNATNPPAKPPTPYKDVLIRQIT, via the exons ATGGTGAAGCTCGCATCGGCACGAGAGAGCCGAATGTACGGGCCCCGGCTATCCAGGAACCGGGCGGAGTACACAAACGCTGGGCTGTATGTCTTTGCTACGATTGTGCTATTGAGTGGCTTTGCAGCCGAGTTTTCCATGGAACCCAAGTCCGGTTTGGTGCTATTGCTTATAGCTTTAGCGTTGATAATGGTTGTTAATATTCATGATCTTATTGCCCATCTCGCGGGTTTCGATTATTGGTTTCCATTGATGGAGTTTGACGTCCAGCTTGCGCTTGTAGAGTTTGCAGTTCCTTTCGTTCAGATTTTGGGATCCATTCTTTTGTTCTTGggatttctctttctcttcattcaG GAGGAGAAAGGATATGGTTTCTTCAAATTGGAAAAGCATGCTTTGAACATGCTTATTGCTGGTCCTGTTTTATGGGTGCTTGGATCCATCCACAATTCTTGTCAAATCTATGAGAGAGCTGATGGCCATGTTCAAATCCTGCAACAAAGTGTTCAACTCCCTTTCTTGATGGGAAGCTTATTCTTAATGGTGGGCGCCATTATCAATTCCCGAGAGCAAGCCAGTGTCATGCACCATGGATTACACCTACTG GGAAGCACTTGGGTCTGGTTGGGGATCGTTGCGAGCATATTGTTCTTCATTGGAGGGATATCGAACGTGGTGAAAGTGTTCAAAATGCAGCAAGTTAACGTGCTACGGCTCGAGAAACTGCGAGGAGGAGCGCAAGAGAGACTGGTTGAAGAAAGGGAAGGCCATGTTCCGCTCCTTATAGAAGAACAACGAAGGATAAAAAAGCCGCCGCCTGCTCTGGTCGAAAACAACGCCACAAACCCACCAGCAAAACCTCCAACGCCTTACAAGGATGTGCTTATTCGCCAGATCACTTGA